Genomic DNA from Pelosinus sp. UFO1:
TCAAATAGTACTTCTAGTAGCGGCTTTGGTGTAGAGACTCCCAGTAAGGATCCGAATAGCAATTACGGGGGAATTTCAAGAAACGAAGCTGGGGTAGATTCATTTTTAAATATGTTAAATATGAATCATGGTAATACAAAAGGAATTGCTGGAGGAGAAGCTTATTTAGGAACTATTACTAGTTCTTATGATTATGATGATGATTCTATAGAAGATTTGTGTGATGAAATTGAAATTGATAATGGTGAGAGCTGGATTGAGCGTGGGAGTATATTTGGATCGGCAATTAAAATAGTTACAGACTTTTATAATAAATTCTTCTCAGCAGAAACACAGAGTATTGGAAAAGTTATTGGAGATATAGATAAAACAATAGCATCGGCAATCGAAGAGGTTTCAAGTGGGGGTTGGGATAAGTCCTACAGAAACATTCAATTAGATGGTTGCATCGGGGCGAGTATAGCAGAGTCTTCTGATGAAACAGAGATACGTTTCATCGGAAAGGATACGAATGGAATTAAGCTTAATGGTTCGGTAGGGGAAATTTTAAGTGCTAGTGGTGACGGGGTAGATAAATCGGGTAGTGAATAGATAGTTTCACTAATTAAATCTTATTTTAAAGTTGGAATTCTTAGTCTCCTTAATTAAACATCTGATTAGTTCAGCTTTTATCCTCTCTTCAATTTGGATTGATTCATAGGGTGGTTCCCAGTACTTCATTGTATCTGTATAAGCAAGGAAGCCATCGATGAGCATTTCTCCTTGAATATTTGCTGCTCTACCTGCTATCTCCACCCTCAGGTTAGATGTTGTTGCTATTACTTCCATTTCATTTCACCTCATAAATACAATATTTTCTCTCTAGTAATAAGATACAGGAAAAGTATGACACAATAATGACAAATCAGTTTATTTGCTTGGTGATTATAGATAAAACGGTAATTAAAAAATAAATTGCTACCTTTCAGTAAATGTACTCAAAGATAGCAATTTCTTTTTTTTTATTTTTGTATATGAAGAAATGTCGTAAAATGTTGTTCGAAAAGTCTTGCTATAGCGCAAAATATGTGACAGAATCTATAATCATATGGAACTTATTTGAAATAACGACAAAAAATAACACAAGACTATGATGAATGATAGTTGAAAATACGATATATATGTAAGCGCAAAAGGAAAGGAATAGTGATGGACGATATAACGATGGAAAAGAGAAAGTCAACATATGCAAGCACTGCGAAAACCTGTTTAGCAGTAGTAGCAAAAGGATTTGGGATACCAATCGACGAGGAAGCTTTATCAAATAAATATGGAATTAATGAAGATCTAGCCGATCCGAAGGATTTAATAAAAGCTGCAAAAAAGATTCAACTTAAGGCGAAAATGTTAAAACCAGGGAAGACGGGACTATCTGCGCTTCCTATTCCTGCAATAGCGATTCGAAATGATGGAACTTATGTAGTTATTGGAGAAAACAATTCTAAAAAAATACTACTATTTGATCCTGAGCATGGACATTCCATTGTAATCCCATTAGAAGATTTTCTGAGTAATTGGACTGGAGAAGTTATCGTTTTTAAACGGTCTTTTAATTTAAAAGACATTAGTAGGCAATTCAATTTGACATGGTTTATACCTGTTGTAGTTCGCTATAAAAGATATTTCCTAGAAATTTTAGGAGCAGCATTTCTTTTTCAGCTTTTTGGCTTGGTAGCACCTTTATGTACCCAAGTGATTATTGATAAAGTAATTGTAAATAAAGGGAACATCACTTTAAATGTGCTTGTAGTAGGGATGGTATTCGTTGTTTTATTTCAAACGGTA
This window encodes:
- a CDS encoding Imm74 family immunity protein, with product MEVIATTSNLRVEIAGRAANIQGEMLIDGFLAYTDTMKYWEPPYESIQIEERIKAELIRCLIKETKNSNFKIRFN